In the Candidatus Deferrimicrobium sp. genome, GCCGGGCGCCGTATGGCGTGCTCTCGCCTGTGAACCGTCCCTTCCCGCGCCGCGGCGGCTTCTTCTGCCGTTTCCCCATCACTCCGTCCGGATTCAGCGCCTTCAGCGCGGCCTTGAATGCGCGGCGCTCGCCCTTCTCCACACCCGCCTCGCGATACCAGTCCTTCGCCGACGCGCGCCGCTCCTCGAGCGCCTTCGGGCGCTCCCGGAGCCACCGTTCCCAATATTCCTGGTCGCGCATCCGCGTCTCCTTCACCTCGAAATTCCTTCCGCATCATACCGGCAGCGGTGGCGTTTCCCGCGGGTTCTCCCCCTCCGCGGGAGAGCATATCCCGGGACGTTTTTTTCGGATTGCCGCGACGGCCTGTGTTGCGTTATTCTTCTACTTCCGCGCAATGCGTGCCGAAGTGGCGGAACTGGCAGACGCGCCAGATTCAGGGTCTGGTGTGGGCAACCACGTGGGGGTTCAAATCCCCCCTTCGGCACCATATTATCGTCGTGCGCCCCTCCTCATCGTCCATCATTCGATGATCAATGTCCAAAATTTCGAAACCCGGATGAAGGTGGGGAAGTGGTTCAGTCTCAGGCCCGCGCATTCATCGGCATGCGGATCCTGGCCTCGCAGCCGCCCCCGGAGCCGTTCGCCAGCAGCACCATCCCCCCCGCCTGTCCCGCGAGGAACCGCGCGACCGGGAGTCCCATTCCCGTGTGGAGCGGTCCTGTGCGGGTGGAGAACCCGACCTCGAAGACCTTCTCTTCGAACCCCGCGGGAATCCCGGGCCCTTGGTCACTCACGGTGAATTCCCACCCGGCCCCGTCAATGGACACCCGCATCGACAGTTCCCCCCCCCTTCTCCGACATGGCCTCCGCGGCATTGAACAGGAGGGCGAGCAGCGCCAGCCCGAAATCCCGCCGGTCGGCATGAAGGATCCCCGGAGGGACTTCCAGGGGCGGCAGCACGGTAACGTTGCCGCGTCCGAGGTCGTATCGCGAGAACTGGAGGATCTCGGGAATCAGCCTCCCCGGATCGAAAGGTTCCGGGGAGGGAGCGTGCGGACGCACATAATGTGAGAACTGCTGGACGATCGCCCCGATTTTCTCCCCGGCGGACAGGATCTTGCCGGCGCCGTCGTGGACTTTCTGCTCTTTCGCCGCGGCCAACTGGATCAACTCGGAGAACCCGAGGACAACGCTCAGGTGATTGTCGACCTCGTGGGCGACGCCCATCACCATCCGTCCGAACAGGCCGAGTCGGTACCGCTCGACGACATTCCGGTCCATTAGGCCTCCGATATCCTAAATCTGTATCCCGAGCACGCCTCCGGGGCCCCGCCGTTTCGATTCGAACATGAGGCGATCGGCGGTGTCCAGGATCTCCCCCCGCCCGGGGGCGTCATGACCGCAGGAGGCGTAACCGATGCTCGCGGTAAAGGAGATGACGCTCCCCCTCCCGATATCCAGCCGGACGCTCGAGATCCCCTCGGCGATGCGCTCCGCGATCACCGCCGCGGAAGAAAGGTCGGTCTCCGGAAGAATCACCGCGAACTCGTCTCCGCCGTACCTCGCCGCGATGTCCGTTTTCCGGAGGTGGGCTCCCAGCACGCCCGCTACGAGCGAGAGCACTCGATCCCCCGTCGTGTGGCCGTACCGGTCGTTGATCTCCTTGAAGTGGTCCAGGTCAAGCATGATGACCGCCACAGGCCGGATGTACCGGTTCGCACGCTCCAGTTCGATGGCAAGCTTCTCGTGGAACGCCCCGTGGTTGTAGAGTAGCGTCAGGGAGTCCTTCTCGGCCAGAGATTTGACCAACCTGAACATCTCGGCGTTCTCGATGGCGATGGCGAGGTAGGACGCGAGCACCCGCATCATCGGAAGCAGATCCGGTTCGAAGGCATTCGGCTCGGGGTGGTTGAGCATCAGCACTCCGATATTCTTCCCCTTCGACACGAGGGGGACGCACATGAACGAGCGGACATCGGTGCGAATCCCTTTATAGTGCAGAAAGTCCGGGGAGGATCCGACGTCGGGGATCCAGGCGGGCTCCCCGGTAGCGAACACTTTCCCGGCGACCCCTTCCCCGGGGGCGACGGTGAACTCCGGCGTCGTCTCTCCATTGACCGCTGAAACGGATTTCGCCACCAGCCGCTGCGTCTCCTGGGAGTAGAGCATGATGCAGAAGTCGTTCAGGCCCAACTTCGCCATCACCCGTTCCGGGAGGATCCGGTACAGTTCCTCTGGATCGAGAGTCCCGGCGATGACGGTGGAGACCTCCGCCATCGTCCGGAGGTACTGGACGTTCGACTCGAGGTTTGTCCGGGTCTCTTCGAGGTCGCGCCGAAGGCGTTCGACCTGCGCGAGGCGCCCCTCGCGGTCCCGGACCGCCTCCCGAAGCGTGGCGACCGACCGCTCCTGTCGGGCGGAGATCGCTTCCGCCAGAGGAGCCATGGGACCTCCAACCGACGGCAGCGGGCCGTCGGTGCCTTGCGTCACGGCGTTCCGCAGCCGTCCGACATGCCCGAACAAGGTCCTCTCGAGGAGGATGGAACTGGCCACGGCCAGAACGAACTCGCCGGCGACGGCCCCCGCGAGCAAAATGCCGGATGCAGTAGAGAAGCCTCCCAGGAGGAGGGACACCGCGGCCGTCAAAACAAGAAGTCCGCACCAGGCGAGCGCAAACCGCGCCCGCCACCCGGAACGACCCGGGAAGATCCCCCCGCCCCTGTCGTCTTCCCCCGGCATGAGGCGAAATTACCACGAATCCCCCTTCCCTGAAACGGAGGATTGCGGTGGAAATGTGCGGATCCTTCAGAGGTTCGTCAGAACACCGCCCCGATGGTGAAGTGCCACTCCGCCGCCGACTCCCCTTCGCGGCGATCGAGTTTCCAGCCATAGTCGAGGCCGATGGGACCGACGGGTGTCAGGTAGCGCAGGCCCAGGCCGGAAGTTTTCCGAAGATCGAAGCCGCTCACCGTTTCGCGGGCAAACCAGACGCTTCCCATGTCGACGAAGACCGCCCCGATCACCCCGTCCCAGAGCGGAACGCGCAGTTCGTTGTTCAGGTTCACCATCCTGTCGCCGCCGGTGGGAGTTCCGTCCGCCGCCTTCGACCCCAGCGAATCCTCCTTGAAGCCGCGAACGGTGGTCCGCCCTCCGAGGAAGAACCGTTTTTGGATCGGCACCTCCGGCGTGCTCCCGTAGGGGCGGGCCATGCCGGCCCTGACGGAGATAACGATCGTGCTGTGCCGGAGCACGGTGAAGTAGAAGCTGCTCTGGCCGGAAATCTTGTAGTAGTCCACCGTGGAGCCCATCGCCGTCGTCGCCAACTCCGCCGACCCGGATAGAAGGGTCCCCTTTTTCGGGTTGAACGGGTCGTCTCGAAGATCGAGCACCGCCAGCGCGCGAACCGCGGCGATGGTGGCGAATCCCTGGTCTTGGGGTGAAAGCACCGCACCGGGCGCCACGTTCCACACCTCGTCCCGGGACAGTTCATACTGCAGCGACACGGAGGATCGTTCGAGCAGTTTCCGGGTGATGCTC is a window encoding:
- a CDS encoding ATP-binding protein, which gives rise to MSDQGPGIPAGFEEKVFEVGFSTRTGPLHTGMGLPVARFLAGQAGGMVLLANGSGGGCEARIRMPMNARA
- a CDS encoding sensor domain-containing diguanylate cyclase codes for the protein MPGEDDRGGGIFPGRSGWRARFALAWCGLLVLTAAVSLLLGGFSTASGILLAGAVAGEFVLAVASSILLERTLFGHVGRLRNAVTQGTDGPLPSVGGPMAPLAEAISARQERSVATLREAVRDREGRLAQVERLRRDLEETRTNLESNVQYLRTMAEVSTVIAGTLDPEELYRILPERVMAKLGLNDFCIMLYSQETQRLVAKSVSAVNGETTPEFTVAPGEGVAGKVFATGEPAWIPDVGSSPDFLHYKGIRTDVRSFMCVPLVSKGKNIGVLMLNHPEPNAFEPDLLPMMRVLASYLAIAIENAEMFRLVKSLAEKDSLTLLYNHGAFHEKLAIELERANRYIRPVAVIMLDLDHFKEINDRYGHTTGDRVLSLVAGVLGAHLRKTDIAARYGGDEFAVILPETDLSSAAVIAERIAEGISSVRLDIGRGSVISFTASIGYASCGHDAPGRGEILDTADRLMFESKRRGPGGVLGIQI